GAAGGCAGGTGCTCCTCTTCTTATCCATTGGTGGTTTTGATTTATCATGAACTGCCCCTGGATCCAATGGAAGTGAATGCAACCAATGAGGCGCATGCCTCAGCTTAAAGCTCCACGAGTAGACACTACATGTCTGGGAAGAATTCCTACTAGATGAAGTTAATCCCACAATCACCTCTTCCTCCATCCACACTTCTGCCAAGTCAATTGGATAAGAGAGCAATGGATCAACTGGCCTCATGCTACCAAATTTACTCAACCTAACTTCCAGTCGATTCGAACCCGCCTCATAATCAATCCAAGAGTGCATTCTCTCCCCACTAGTCAGTACCAAATTGAGAGAAGAAGCATTCCTCACTGCAACCGACACAAGACTATTCCCTATATCAATCCCCACATGGTTGTCATTCAGATCACTATAATTAGCATCCCTAAATGTATCAAACTCAACTGCCAAAACCTTAAATTTATCCTCCCACAATCCAGGGGAGAGCCCAAACGAGCTCCCGTTAAACACATCAACAGGGAAACCAATGGGAAGTATAGCCAAAGCCAGACCATCGCCA
This Malania oleifera isolate guangnan ecotype guangnan chromosome 11, ASM2987363v1, whole genome shotgun sequence DNA region includes the following protein-coding sequences:
- the LOC131168376 gene encoding L-type lectin-domain containing receptor kinase VIII.2-like, giving the protein MAVSSIFRYFMTIPFLIFVVFFGALSVVVPVSPFAFRNFGNDSGFESEISLFGDAKIVDGGSAVQLTRSAAWSAGRVVCGKPIKLVEGNPRRKVSFSTYFSFSISPDNGDGLALAILPIGFPVDVFNGSSFGLSPGLWEDKFKVLAVEFDTFRDANYSDLNDNHVGIDIGNSLVSVAVRNASSLNLVLTSGERMHSWIDYEAGSNRLEVRLSKFGSMRPVDPLLSYPIDLAEVWMEEEVIVGLTSSSRNSSQTCSVYSWSFKLRHAPHWLHSLPLDPGAVHDKSKPPMDKKRSTCLLRFLAALIFGTGCGALGSFIVLFVWTICGNRRPVVPEEFAVCPVEFEYKKIKVVVDKAIKDGEK